The proteins below are encoded in one region of Sander lucioperca isolate FBNREF2018 chromosome 11, SLUC_FBN_1.2, whole genome shotgun sequence:
- the LOC116063226 gene encoding E3 ubiquitin-protein ligase RNF126-like yields MAEAPPWPSRFFCHRCSAEISPRLPEYTCPRCESGFIEELLEERSADNGSMSNISSGPQNQQPFENVDQHLFTFPSGYGQFALGVFDDRFNFGSGLGTEDNRDAENRRERETASRQRYGARQPRSRHGSRRQAGRAEGVPTLEGIIQQLVNGIIAPTAMPNIGVGPWGVLHSSPMDYAWGANGLDAIITQLLNQFENTGPPPADGDKIKTLPTVQITAEHVASGLECPVCKEDYTVGENVRQLPCNHMFHNDCIVPWLEQHDTCPVCRKSLSGQNTATNPPELSGMNFTSSPSSSSSSSSSSTPQSSSSTSNENSTDNS; encoded by the exons ATGGCGGAAGCTCCTCCATGGCCTAGCCGGTTCTTCTGTCACAGATGCTCCGCAGAGATTAGTCCTCGGCTTCCC GAGTACACGTGTCCGAGATGTGAGTCAGGGTTTATTGAGGAACTGCTGGAGGAGAGAAG TGCTGACAATGGCTCTATGTCTAACATCTCCAGCGGGCCCCAGAACCAGCAACCATTTGAG AATGTGGACCAGCACTTGTTTACATTCCCCTCGGGCTATGGTCAGTTTGCCCTGGGTGTCTTTGACGACCGCTTCAACTTCGGGTCTGGACTGGGGACAGAGGATAACAGGGATGCTGAAAACAGGCGAGAAAGGGAAACGGCATCACGGCAACGATATGGTGCCAGGCAACCGAGAAGTCGTCATGGTTCAAGGCGACAAGCAGGGAGGGCTGAGGGAGTTCCCACTTTAGAAGG AATCATTCAGCAACTAGTGAATGGAATAATTGCACCCACTGCAATGCCAAATATCGGTGTTGGACCCTG GGGTGTTCTGCACTCAAGTCCTATGGATTATGCCTGGGGTGCTAATGGACTAGATGCAATTATAACTCAG TTATTAAACCAGTTTGAGAACACGGGACCTCCGCCTGCTGATGGggataaaataaaaactcttcctACAGTACAAATTACAGCTGAGCATGTTG CTTCAGGACTGGAATGTCCAGTGTGTAAAGAAGATTACACTGTTGGAGAAAATGTGAGGCAGCTCCCATGCAATCACATGTTCCACAATGATTGCATCGTGCCCTGGCTGGAACAG CATGACACTTGTCCAGTGTGCAGGAAAAGCTTGAGTGGGCAGAACACAGCAACGAACCCTCCAGAACTTTCAGGGATGAACTTTacctcctccccttcctcctcctcgtcctcttcatcttcctctACCCCTCAGTCCTCAAGTTCGACCAGCAATGAGAACTCCACTGATAACTCCTAG